The segment TCCAATGTTATGTGGTTTGAAACACACCCATCATTAAAGGCTAAAACCTTTGACTTCATTGGGTTTTAGGTAATTTCAATGGATTGGAGAAACAGTTAGGCACTTAGTGAGGGGAGAAACAGACCTTACGAGGTGCTTTTTTTCACCGTGTACCATACAAATGTGATAAAATGGGAACATATGATTGTATGAAAGGGACAAGTATTAGAGAGGTGAATGTACAATGGTTAACCATACAGATATTTTGATATATCAGACTGAAGACGGGAATACCAAGATTGACGTGAAGTTGGAAAATGGAACAGTCTGGATGACTCAAAAGGCAATTGCGGAGTTGTACCAGACAAGCTCGCAAAACATCACTCTCCATATCAAGAATATATATGAAGAAGAGGAATTGTATTTTGAGTCAACTTGTAAGGAATACTTACAAGTTCAAATTGAAGGGTCAAGAAAAGTTGAACGCCGTGCAAAACATTATAATCTTGAAATGATAATCGCCATTGGCTATCGTGTTCGTTCTCATAGAGGTACGCAATTCAGACGTTGGGCAACAGAGCGGCTAAACGAATACCTTGTCAAAGGATTTACAATGGACGATGAACGGTTGAAGGATATGCGTAATTTCGGTCAAGATTATTTTGATGAATTACTTGGTCGCATTCGTGACATTCGTGCATCGGAGAAAAGATTTTACCGTAAAATCACGGATATCTATGCTACGTCCATCGATTACGATTCACAAGCAGACTTGTCCAAAGATTTTTTCGCTACCGTTCAGAATAAACTGCATTTTGCTATTCATGGACATACAGCAGCTGAATTAATCGCAGACCGTGCCGATGCGGAGAAAGACAATATGGGGCTAACAAATTGGAAGGGCGATAAAGTAAGAAAGTCCGATGTTACTATCGCAAAAAATTACTTGTCGGACAAGGAAATGCAGTCCTTGAATCGTATTGTAACCATGTATCTGGACTATGCAGAAGATCAAGCGGAACGACAAAATCCAATGTTTATGAAGGATTGGATTGAAAAGTTGAATTCGTTCTTAAAGTTTAATGAGCGTGAGATTTTGACTAATGCAGGAAAAATTTCGCAAGAGGTTGCAGAGAAATTGGCTGCGGCTGAGTATGAAAAGTTCAATCAGCAGAGGCTGACTATTGAAGTGAACGATGATTTTGATGACTTTGTGAAGCAGAATCGATTGCATAGAAAACATTAATTTATAGTGGGAGGAAAGGACATCAAACAGCCTTTCCTCCAGCTTTTTTAGTGCCTTTTTATAAGCTAAC is part of the Paenibacillus algicola genome and harbors:
- a CDS encoding virulence RhuM family protein, which produces MVNHTDILIYQTEDGNTKIDVKLENGTVWMTQKAIAELYQTSSQNITLHIKNIYEEEELYFESTCKEYLQVQIEGSRKVERRAKHYNLEMIIAIGYRVRSHRGTQFRRWATERLNEYLVKGFTMDDERLKDMRNFGQDYFDELLGRIRDIRASEKRFYRKITDIYATSIDYDSQADLSKDFFATVQNKLHFAIHGHTAAELIADRADAEKDNMGLTNWKGDKVRKSDVTIAKNYLSDKEMQSLNRIVTMYLDYAEDQAERQNPMFMKDWIEKLNSFLKFNEREILTNAGKISQEVAEKLAAAEYEKFNQQRLTIEVNDDFDDFVKQNRLHRKH